The window ACTAACCTTCCATAATTATCATAATCATATATTGTTTGCAAATTATCTTGATCAGTAGAGGATTCTAGTAGTCCGGTTAATCGATCATACTTAAATGATACAGATTCATCAAATTCATTTGTAATTCTCTGTTTATATACATAATCAGATGTATAATCGATTTTACTAGAGAAATATTTTGCATTTACATCTCCACTAATTATTTCTGTAGTTTGTTTTTTTCCATTATATTTAAATTCTTGTTTTACATTGTTTCGCTCCATTAGGTCTATCAGACCATTGGTAGAGTATATATTAGTAGTCTGTCCTTCACTATCGATAATTCTTTCGATAACATTTGGGTCTTCACTTTTATAATGAATTTCTATATCCTTAGTAGATGTAGGAGTATTTATAGTACCGATGTTACCATTACTTTCATAGGTGTAACTAGTTCCAAATTCTTCAATATAAGCTTGTATTCCATCATAATATACAGTTCCTGTCCCCTGATATACTACCTCAATTGTTACATATTCTATTTCTTTTATATTATTTACATCCTCATCTATGACCAAATGACTCATTTGATATTGCCAATCTACTAAATTCGGATTGAATGGTAAAGTAAAATTGGAAGTATTCTTTGTATCAGTTGAGTTATACCAGGCTACCGTAACTCTTATTTCAAAGACTCTTCCATCATCTGTGTTATTAACAACCTTGTTGGGTGCAGCAGCATTAGCCTTTGCCCAACCACCTACAACAATTGTGTTATACGACCCTATATAAGGAGAGATTATAGTCTGAGACATCGATTTCTCTGTATTTGGACTACCATCTATTAATATACTATAATCTCCTAATATTTCATTATAAATACTATTTTCTGTTGTTGAGTTTGTGGCTCTATATATTCCTGATGATCCTTTTGAGGTCCATGCTTCATAATAGTTTTCAAATGATGCGTTATCAATCAAATTATAGCGTGCATCAATAAATCCTTCATTAATTTGAATATTGTCAAAATAAGCTTTTGATATGCTATAATTTTCTAAAACAATTGTAATTGGTGTATTATCATTGTCTATAGTAAATCCCAATTCATACTTCTGCCATTCGTCTTTACCCGATATATGTGTAATAACGCCTTTAGTTGACGCCCCAACAATATCAATATATGCACCCTTACTATTATCTAAACTTCCACTGTTTTTTATAAACCCAGATATAGTATAGTTTCCTTTATCTAATTCAATATCTTGCTTTAACTTTAATTCATATCCACTGTAACCGCTATTCCTTTTAATATATACACTATGTTTACCATATAAATTTTCTGTAGACTCTATTCCAATATCCCCAACCGAAGTGAAAGCAATTGATTCTTTCCATTCTAAATATTCATTATAATGACGTTCAAAACTGTGGTTTTCTACTGGATTTAACTGGCTTTTTTGAGGCAGTGATTTCTCTAATAATTTATGATTATTAAAATAGTTGGGTACATTATCAATTAAGGTATCCCCTATATCGGTATTGTCCTCAAATACTTCATCTTCCGTGCTTGTATCATTAGTAAATGGATTAATATATCTGTAGAATAAGGCTGTGCCATGATCATCTAAAATATTTATTGTATGTCCATAATTATCAAACAAATATCTTACTGAATTATTTTTATGATCAGTATATACTGTTTTATGAAAATCATAATTGACTATCACATGCCCATACTTATATGTTCCATTACTTTTGTATATAGATTCAACCCTGTCACGTGTATCAAAATCATACTTAACACTATTCCCTGTAGTGTTATCTGTCACCCTAATATTATTAGAATTGAAGTCATAATTTACTACATTTAAATTTATCAAAGAATCATTATTATAGTCGTAGTAATGTCTAATATAATCTAAATTCCCGGTAGTACTATCAAAATAATAATTAGTCTTTTCCACAATATTATATGAATAGTCTGGTTGTCTTAAGGAATATATGGTTCGCTCTAAATTTCCACTAGAATTATAGATAAATTCTATTTTATTATTTGCCTCATCGTATATTTGCTTTATTTTATTACCTGTATATGTCACTTGTATATTTTGATATGTTTTTTTATTATCTATATAATCTAAACTAGTATCATTTCCAAAGTTATACACTATCTTATCCTTGGTTTCAATTGTTACGTTACCGTTCTTATTTTTTAATATATTCCCAGATCCATCTTCAGCAATATAACAACTGGTATCAGTTAAGCTTTGTCCCGTCAATTCATAACATGATCTACTCGCATAATATGTTTTTGACCCATCACCCGTAGTAACTGAGTAGAAGTCGTTATTGGAATTGTAGTTTAGGTCAATATTATAGTTTGTTCTCCAACCATTACCAAACCCTATATTCGAATTATGATTGTCGCTATTGTAAATAAAATCTAGATTGAAGTTCATCAATTCATTTGAACTCGCATACTCGTTTCTTACCATTGTAAGGATACCGGTATAATCAGTGACATAACCTGTTCCACCTAATCCTAGTCCTTGACTTTGATACGTCCAATAATCCTTCAAACCACTTCTATCTGAATATCCTATTTTAACAAGAGGTCTAGATGAAGATGTTGAATATTCAAAAGTCTTTACTGAATTATATGCACCATATTCATGACGTGATTTTATTGTAAATCCATAGTTTGGTTTTTCGTCAGACAACCATTGTTGTGTTGCTTTTGTTATATCAAATATGTACTTATCTTCTAAACCTATAATGTGATAATCTACAATAGTACTGTCGTAATCGGGGCTTGTATCCCAGTTTACGTCATGAACATCAAAATATGATTTATTTATATGTAAATCTATTTGTTGTCCTTCATTTTTCACACTTTTACTTAACTCTAGTGTAGAATAAGTTATCACTTTATCCTCAAGACTTATAGGCAACGAAAATTTCAGTAGACTTCTATATCTTGCACCACTACTTGAATTCCCAACAGGCATATAAGTTGAGGTAGAATAATTGGTAGATGGTGCACTTTCTGATATGTATGTATCATACATATACCTACTTTCAATCATATCTGTTCCGTTACTTGATATAGTCGGATCTACTATTACCGGATATTGTGCATTAGATAACCATTCTTCACTTGGTTTTACTATTAATTGATACTCACCTTTTTTAATTTTCTGTAATTTAAGATCAATATCATAAGAAAAATTTTCACTCGCATCAAACATGTAATATTTATCAATTATAAATTGTGACTTTCCATCACTATCGAAAAATTCAATACCATTATTAGTTACTCTTGGTTCTAATTGTTTTGATCCAATTATGTAGGTGAATTTTATATCTTTCTTATATTCATGAATTATAATATCTTCTTTCAGTTTTTCACCAACTAAATGTAATTTTAAATCGACATTTTCATATATATTACTATACAATACACTTGAATGATTTTTTACTGCTCTCGGATTTTTATTGTCTGAATTAGGATTTAATATTTGCCCTTCTGAGGACTGAACCCCCAGCATTTTAAAATCAATTTGATAGTTATCATACTGAATATTTATTTTTTTATTTTCTTGTAAAATTTTCGGTAAATGTACTTTAAATTTACTTGCTATGTTTTTATAAATAGAGCCATGTTCATTTAATGATAGCGAATTATCAATATTCTTCCATACTCCATGATCACTATAATGAACCATATTATCATATAAAGAAACCTCATATGTTCCATCTAGTTTTCTAAATGTCTTACTATAGGCATCACGTTTTTCTATAATCTCGTGTTTAATAGGTACTTTAGCCAGTTCAGTTGGATTGTTAGATACTCCCCTCTCCTGCTTCATAATATTTTTATTATTATTATTACTATTACTACTGTATCAGAAAGGGGTTGATTCATTTCATTATTTATCTGCGAGTCTAAATAAGTTGATCCTATATCATAATTGGGCTGTGCTTTTACAACCTTTGATATTATATTCCAAGGTGTCACTGATAATAGTAGTAACAATACTAATACAACACTTAATTGTTTCCGTATTTTTGACTGAAATTTATAGAATAGTGATTCTTCATTTTTATTTATTATACAATTCCTACTCTTTTTATTAAACATTTTTACCCTCCATATTATTTTTATAGTTAATCCCATACACCTTTTTTGGTTTATTCATCTTTTGTGTTCAATTTAAATATTTTATCTACACCAGATGATTTAATTAGTTCTCTATCCTCTGTAATGAAAATAACTTCGGTTCCATTCAATTTTTCTATTACTTCTAAACCTTTATTTATACCTAATGCATACATCGAAGTTGATAATGCATCTGCAGCAGTTGAATTTTCAGTAATAATCGTTACACTAGCTAGATTATTTCTAACTGGATATCCCGTATCTGTATCAAGAATATGGTGATACTTTTTTTGTGTGTCTTGATCTATAAAGAATCGCTCATAGTTTCCTGATGTTACTATAGCTTTATCTTTAACAAATACTGTTCCTATATAAACACCATTAGAAGCATGTGGGTCTTGGATACCAACTGTCCAGTTTTGATCTCCAATATAGTTTGTTTTATATCTATCTCCTACAACTAAAACATTTCCACCTAAGTCCAAAATCGCATGTTTATACCCTTTTGATACAAGATGTTTTTTTATTAATTCCCCTGCATAACCTTTAGCTATAGCACCCAAGTCTAAATTAATATTACTGTCTATTATTTTTACAGTTTTTTGTTTTTGATCTATGATTACGTTCTTGTAGTTTACTAACGATTTAGTATATAGTATGTCATCTTGATCCGGTATACTTGTATACCCGTTACCAATGTCCCATAACTCTACTAGTTTGCCAATAGTCGGATCAAATTTTCCATCTGTTAATTCTGCATAGTAAAGACTTTCTTCCAATACATATAACATGTCATCACTTACTTTAAAAGATGAGCTTCCAGTATAATTGTTTAGTCTAGATATTTCACTCTCAGTATTATTACGATTAAAAGTACGGTCAATATCTTCTAAAATGACTTCTATACTTTCCCAATCGTTAACTTCAAATTGAGTGTTACCCCATACTGTTATGTTTACTGGTGTATCTAAATAATCTGTATACATCTTGCTACTCTTGATAAGGATCATATTATCCTGTTCATTGTGATTTGAAGTGTGTATTCCATATGATGATACACCTATAATAGCAATTATAAAAATAACTATAATAAACTCTTTCATGACATATCCCCCCTTCGACTTTGGTGATTGTACATTTTTTTTGAATATAAACTCATATCATATTGATATGATAATAAGCCCTCTCTAATTTCTTATTTTTACCTTACTCAATTTTTAGTTAGTCTATATCCACTTCTTCATAGGTTACATCATCAAATGCAGCACGTACATTAATACCATTCAGATAAAAAACACCAATAAAAAAACTAATTAATATAGTAATTATAGCAACCCTTTTTTTCATCTTCTCCCCTCCTTTCCCTTATGATATAATATAAATATAGATATCAACAGGACCTAGAGGTTCCGTTTTGGAGGGAAATAATATGATTAACAAAAGAGCGAGATATATCTACCATTTGGATAATTTACGATTAAATAAAAATTTCACTGTTAAACAGCTTTGTGATGGCATATGTAGCGATCGTCAATACAGAAAATATCTTTCTGGTGATAATAACATTAGTGATCAGCGTTTAATGGATTTTTGTGATAACCTAGGAATTAGTGCTCGGGATTTTTACTATAGTTTAAACGAAAAAGATGTATATGTTTTAAAACATATTAAAAACTTGTATTATGCCCTTACTAAAAAAAAGTATAATAAAGTATCATCTCTACTTGAAAACACTCACAATATAGATTTAATGACTAACCAAAATAGAAGATTTTTTAATTATTGTCTTATTCGCTTTTATTATGAAACTAAAAAATACGACGAAAAGCACGCTATAAGTGAGGCTTCAAAATATGTTGACTACCCCAAATGTAAAGATAATAATGTATTTGATTTTGTAGATATTTTATTTTTATTATTTATAGCTCAAATAGAGATTCATGTTGGCATACAACAAGGATTAAAAATCTTATTAAAGATTTTATCTAATAAAAACTTTTTATATTTAAGTAGTGAGAACAGAAGTATCCTTCCGCCAGTTTATTCAACTGTATCAATAATGTTAGGTAAGTTAAAACTGTATGATCAGTGCATTGAAATAACTGATTCTGGTATAGATTTCTGTATAAAAAATTCATTTAATAAGTCACTAACTAGATTATATTATTCAAAGGCTGTAGCCCATAAAATGTTAGATAATTTAGATCTAGCAAAACATTATGCAGTATTATGTTTTACAAATGTAATTTCTAGAAATAACAAAAGCGAAATAAAACTATTTTATAAGACATTAATGCAGGACTTTGACATAGATCCTTTTGTACTTATACAATTACAGAAAGAAGCCTTTTTAAAGTGAAATATGAGACATAACATTTATTAATTAAGAAATAGCAGTTAACCAAAATTATTTTTATTGATTGGCATATTACGGATTTTATTTAAACTAGTACTATTTTACTGTCAGAACACCACTATAGTATTCAAACATAAAAAAAGCCCTTAACAAAGGACTTTTTTCATGATACTTGACAACATTAATTTAAGAAACTATAAATCAAAATTTAATTCCAATTTAGTAATAATATTTTTTAGAAAAGAACTATTATCTTTATTAAAATTAAAAGTGAATGAACTTAATCTACACCACTAAAATTAAGACAAAAAAACAAGATACCTATTAACTTAGATATCTTGTACTTTAATTTCAAATCACTTACATGTCATATTTATGAGATTTGTTTCCTTTTATTAAATAATTAATGGTGGAGATGGCGGGAACCGAACCCGCGTCCGAATGTTAATTATATCCAAAGTTAAAATAATCTAGTTGTATTCTTTCCTACTCATCATCTGAATCATCTGAAAAACGTAATGACCGATAAAGATGATCGTGTGCAACGGACGAATTTTTAAACACAACTCTAGCATTTTCTATATATTCCTCAGGTTCTAGAATAGAAGGACTAAAATGTGTTAATAACAGCTCCGACACTTCTCCGTGAACTGCAATCTCTGCTGCCTCTTTAAACGTTAAGTGCTTATTTCGAATCGCTTTTTCTACATCTTCATCATCGCCATAAGTTCCTTCTGTAATCAGTAAGTCACTCCCCTTTACAAATTCGGGTAGTGTTTTAGTTGGTCTTGTATCAGCGATATAACTAAGTTTCAATCCTTTTCGTTCTT of the Haloplasma contractile SSD-17B genome contains:
- a CDS encoding DNRLRE domain-containing protein, translated to MKQERGVSNNPTELAKVPIKHEIIEKRDAYSKTFRKLDGTYEVSLYDNMVHYSDHGVWKNIDNSLSLNEHGSIYKNIASKFKVHLPKILQENKKINIQYDNYQIDFKMLGVQSSEGQILNPNSDNKNPRAVKNHSSVLYSNIYENVDLKLHLVGEKLKEDIIIHEYKKDIKFTYIIGSKQLEPRVTNNGIEFFDSDGKSQFIIDKYYMFDASENFSYDIDLKLQKIKKGEYQLIVKPSEEWLSNAQYPVIVDPTISSNGTDMIESRYMYDTYISESAPSTNYSTSTYMPVGNSSSGARYRSLLKFSLPISLEDKVITYSTLELSKSVKNEGQQIDLHINKSYFDVHDVNWDTSPDYDSTIVDYHIIGLEDKYIFDITKATQQWLSDEKPNYGFTIKSRHEYGAYNSVKTFEYSTSSSRPLVKIGYSDRSGLKDYWTYQSQGLGLGGTGYVTDYTGILTMVRNEYASSNELMNFNLDFIYNSDNHNSNIGFGNGWRTNYNIDLNYNSNNDFYSVTTGDGSKTYYASRSCYELTGQSLTDTSCYIAEDGSGNILKNKNGNVTIETKDKIVYNFGNDTSLDYIDNKKTYQNIQVTYTGNKIKQIYDEANNKIEFIYNSSGNLERTIYSLRQPDYSYNIVEKTNYYFDSTTGNLDYIRHYYDYNNDSLINLNVVNYDFNSNNIRVTDNTTGNSVKYDFDTRDRVESIYKSNGTYKYGHVIVNYDFHKTVYTDHKNNSVRYLFDNYGHTINILDDHGTALFYRYINPFTNDTSTEDEVFEDNTDIGDTLIDNVPNYFNNHKLLEKSLPQKSQLNPVENHSFERHYNEYLEWKESIAFTSVGDIGIESTENLYGKHSVYIKRNSGYSGYELKLKQDIELDKGNYTISGFIKNSGSLDNSKGAYIDIVGASTKGVITHISGKDEWQKYELGFTIDNDNTPITIVLENYSISKAYFDNIQINEGFIDARYNLIDNASFENYYEAWTSKGSSGIYRATNSTTENSIYNEILGDYSILIDGSPNTEKSMSQTIISPYIGSYNTIVVGGWAKANAAAPNKVVNNTDDGRVFEIRVTVAWYNSTDTKNTSNFTLPFNPNLVDWQYQMSHLVIDEDVNNIKEIEYVTIEVVYQGTGTVYYDGIQAYIEEFGTSYTYESNGNIGTINTPTSTKDIEIHYKSEDPNVIERIIDSEGQTTNIYSTNGLIDLMERNNVKQEFKYNGKKQTTEIISGDVNAKYFSSKIDYTSDYVYKQRITNEFDESVSFKYDRLTGLLESSTDQDNLQTIYDYDNYGRLVKISKDSSDNIYKYIDNKLDKIITNGTTYQLNYNSLGQLNNIYIDNNKLISYDYLIESDDVSGENYYTDLIKKQTYTNGDYIYFDYNNEYQLEKVKFNGESDEHIRFEYEYDQHGNVTIYNDVYNNQTYFYHYDLTGRLRKIEDRVGNTIGYEYDGIGNFKNFTYEINGKTQTTSYKYDDSNNRYQGLSYDGVSTEFFYKNDAIERLSHIELVTGNATITKTFTYDDSSVVNGNATKRIKAINYDGIDDGYGFIYQYDNKGNIVSKIATKKVEKTEETELCFIDPYGEEQCSINTTTYMDDEYQYKFLYDYDGLNQMIREDYKDYKYSSNSYTKVFEYDNYANLLSKKKYSYQPTVTISSLSGEPEVNSYSYTSSWKDQLTSYDGTNIYYDDDRLSGDIPDGNPDYIGPVDSSQFGIDVGSSATVEMYLNWEGRQLEGLEFYTSEGITHGNYKYNDQGYRTQKVIGNETTTYYLNGDKVIYETNGTDEIYYTYDVDGTLVSMNLNGIEYFYVRNIQGDIVKLVDKNANIMVEYTYDAWGNILETKDYSNVNLSEKNPYRYRGYRFDEETGWYYLNSRY
- a CDS encoding FAD:protein FMN transferase, coding for MKEFIIVIFIIAIIGVSSYGIHTSNHNEQDNMILIKSSKMYTDYLDTPVNITVWGNTQFEVNDWESIEVILEDIDRTFNRNNTESEISRLNNYTGSSSFKVSDDMLYVLEESLYYAELTDGKFDPTIGKLVELWDIGNGYTSIPDQDDILYTKSLVNYKNVIIDQKQKTVKIIDSNINLDLGAIAKGYAGELIKKHLVSKGYKHAILDLGGNVLVVGDRYKTNYIGDQNWTVGIQDPHASNGVYIGTVFVKDKAIVTSGNYERFFIDQDTQKKYHHILDTDTGYPVRNNLASVTIITENSTAADALSTSMYALGINKGLEVIEKLNGTEVIFITEDRELIKSSGVDKIFKLNTKDE
- a CDS encoding helix-turn-helix transcriptional regulator; this encodes MINKRARYIYHLDNLRLNKNFTVKQLCDGICSDRQYRKYLSGDNNISDQRLMDFCDNLGISARDFYYSLNEKDVYVLKHIKNLYYALTKKKYNKVSSLLENTHNIDLMTNQNRRFFNYCLIRFYYETKKYDEKHAISEASKYVDYPKCKDNNVFDFVDILFLLFIAQIEIHVGIQQGLKILLKILSNKNFLYLSSENRSILPPVYSTVSIMLGKLKLYDQCIEITDSGIDFCIKNSFNKSLTRLYYSKAVAHKMLDNLDLAKHYAVLCFTNVISRNNKSEIKLFYKTLMQDFDIDPFVLIQLQKEAFLK